From the Exiguobacterium marinum DSM 16307 genome, the window GGCATCAGCATAAATCCGGCCTCTGTCGCCGTCTTGCCCAAAACAGCTTGTGCCCAGATTGGAATATAGGCTGACATGGAGACGAGTACCCAGGCTGCAAAGAAGACCGAACCGTTGATTGCGGCAATCGTTGGCTGCTTTAACAAGTCAAGCGGCAACAAGGGAGATTTTGCTTTTCGTTCCGATAAGAAGAAACTACCTAACAAAACGATACTTAACATTCCACTTCCGACGATCGTCGTCGTCCATTCATTCGTTTCACTGAACGTGATGAGGGCATATAAAAATGCGGTAGTTCCACTAGCAAACAAAAGGGCCCCTTTCAAATCGATTCGTTCACTCGTCTCGGTGACGTTCTCTTTATAAAAGATGATAATCATGATGAATGAGAGTAAGGCAAACGGCACGTTCAATAAGAATACGTAACGCCATGATAACGTTTCAACTAAAAATCCGCCGATAACGGGACCGAGTACACCCGATACCCCCCAAACCGCGCTTAAAATCCCTTGAATCTTTCCACGCTCTTCATATTTATATAAATCACCGATAATCGTCATCGAAATCGGGAGTACCGCACCAGCCCCCAAACCTTGCAGTGCTCGAAAGACGATCAATTGTTCCATCGATGTCGCCAGTCCACACAATAATGAGGATAGTGTAAATAATCCGATTCCAAACAACAAGACACGTTTACGCCCGAACAAATCTGCTACTTTCCCATAAATCGGTGTCGATACCGCTGTAAATAGTAAAAAGGCAGCAAACACCCAACTGACGAGCGTCGCTCCGTTCAATTCGCTAGCGATAACCGGTGTCGCAACTGATACGACCGTTCCTTCAATTGCCGCTAAAAAGGTTGCCAACAAAAGAGCAACCGTCACATTTTTTCTCATCCATTCCATCTCCCCAAAAAAATAGTGGCGTCGGAAGGTTCCGAGCACCACTTCAACTGTCTATTATTTTGTGCGAGCCACGTCTATTTGACAAGTGTCATCTTTCGATTCGAAAAAGAATTCTCTCAGTCGTTCGTATGCGGCCTGTTCTTCTTGAACATATACCTTCCCACAAACAGAACCTGCTCGCATCATCCAGACTTCGTCTGACAACATAGCAGCAACGTCCAACTGATGCGTTGAAAACACGATGGTCGCCCCTCGCTCGGCTTCCTGTCGTAATATGTCTCCGAGTGTATGCATCCAAATGGGGTCTAGGCCATTCGTCGGCTCATCTAGTAAAAGAATATCCGGTTCGCTCACAAGTGCTTGAGACAGCAGGAGCCGTTGGCGCATCCCTTTCGAGAGTTCGGCGACGCGCTTTTGCTTATGTTCATACAATCCGACCCGCTCAAGAATTTTAGGAATCGGGCGTGCCCCTTGCAAAAAAGAATAATAAGCAAACGTCTCTTCAACTGTCCATGCGCCGTCAAATGAGAAATCGTCCGGCATGTATCCAAAGTTTTGATTATATTTCGTCCGTTGTTTGATTGTATAGCCGTTCAATTGAATGATCCCGGTGCTCGGTTCAATCGTACCGTTCATTAGATTCAAAAGCGTCGATTTCCCAGCTCCGTTGCTCCCGCATAATGCAACAATTCGCCCCGGATTAATTTCTTCACGAATAGGATGGAGCGACCATGTATTACCATACTTTTTGCCTACGTCTACACAGTTAATCATGACGTTTTCCTCCAAACCAATATCGAAGCAAGCCATAGTAAGAAGCCACTCATCGTAAGTAAGGTCGCCCAAACCACTGCATACCCAATCGGTCGATTCATCCAACTCAATAGATCAAGATAGACATCTCCAAAAACGTCTGATGATGACGCCGCTGTACTGGCCCAAATTCGCATCAAATCAAATCCATTCATAAACAACATAACGATCATCCCGTTCACTTGCATGCCGTAAGGGAGCCAGGAAATGATGGTCACGAGAATTGTCGGCCAAAGTAATATGAGGAGGACCCACGTTAAAAAAGCAAGCAATATCGCCCGAATCCGCGTACGTCCCACTAACCCAAGTAACGTACCGAGCGCTGCAGCATAGATCGTCAATCCAATCGCATAGGAAAGCAGAATCATCCATGTCTGAATCGATTGCCCGACCACGAGCGAGGCAATGAGGAATGCCAATAATAGAATGAGTACTTGCGTGACCAAAAAAGTGCTGAACCGAACGAAAATCAGCTTCCACTTCGGATAGGTGAACGTTGACAGCAAGTTCAGTCGCTTCGACTCCCGCTCTTGCCCCCAATGGAGTGCCGTCGTCAATAAAATAAAAAGAGGGAGCAACAAACCGAGCACCGTGATGAGCGTTGCGCTTATATTCGTATAGTTCGCAGCAACCGGTAATGCTTGTCCAAGCCCCCCTAGTAGAACGAGCGTGAGAACCCATGTGAATAAGAAAACGTAATTTTCTCGTTGCCGTAGGGTGCGTGCCCATTCCATTCTCCATAACGACATCGTTTACTGCCCTTCTTCTTCCATTTCCATGTCCATTTCCGTATCACCATCATGATTATGGTCCATCGAACCTTCGCCGTCCATCATCATCTTCATCTCGCCGCGTTCCCACGTATGATCTTTTAATTGATCAAAGTCCATCATTTCGCCGCCATTGTCTTCCATATAGGCTTCAGCGTCTGCCTCTTTTGCGAACGAGAGAATATTATAAGCCATCGGTGTTTTTGACTCTTTGTCGTAAACAAACATCGCTTCGTCTAATTCGACCCAATCTTTCGTATTGAAGTCCTTCACATACATTGCAGCGATGTCTTCTTCTTTTTGTTCAGGATACCAATCTCGCATGAGACAACCGATGTCATCAAATGCATATCCTTTTTCATTTTCCATGATCGCTTCCGCTGCAAACTGCTCATCCATAATTTTCATTTTACATACTTCACATTCGGTTTCGCCCCATTTGATATCAAACGGTTCTGCCGATGCACTTGAACATGCACCGAGTGCTAAAGATAGTCCTGCTACTGATAATAATCCTGCTACTTGTTTATACGATTTCATGTCTTTTCCTCCCAATTATCCAAATCATGATGAATAAAATGATACTCCCTAAGCTCCAAATCGAACCGTTCCATTGCCACGTCGCGGAATAGGTTTGTGGCGTAATATCTGTCAAAGATAAGTCTTCCGGGCTTCTCAGTATGTTTTCTAGTAGAAGAAGACCCGGTGACCCGTACAATAATTCAAATGCCTCATATGAATCCGTTAATAAAAATAAATACGGATCGGTACGAAATGGAATCTCACTATAACCGTCACGGTCTAGGTCAAGTGTCGTACCATCCCAAACATTACCTTGCACAATATTTTCATATGACTCGACCATTGTCACCGATTCACGATTCCCTAGTAGATTATTTTGAAGAATCATCATCCCTGTTGCTTGTTTCAATTGAAATCCAATATCGTTTCCATTGATCGCATTCCGTTCAAGAATCGTTCCTTCTGACTGCTCCGCATATAAACCGATATGATTTCCGTAAATATTCGTCATCTCAATTGTTGTGTCGACGGCCTCATATAACATCAATCCCGTCGCCGTTCCGCCGAATTGGTCGTGCACATTCCCATTTTTGAAAACGACCCGATTCGTTCCCATAATCATCGCACCTGTCAAGTTATGATGTAGTTCCGGTACCGAAATCACAAGGTCGGTCGGAAACATCAAATGAATGCCATATCGAGAATAGGAAATAACCGGTCGAACAATCGTGTGCTGGGACCCGTTTTCTATGTAAATCCCATCTCGCACACCTTTGACAACGACTCCTTTTAATTCTGCCGCTTCGCTATTTAGAAGTGCGACTCCATCCGCCTGGCCGTTCCCATACACAGCAGTTCGTATGACACGAACACCGTAACTATCTTCAATCAACAGACCGGTACCTGAAGACTCAATCGACACATCGAGTAGCTGATGTCCAAGACCAGATACGTGAATCGCCGGTGCCTCATCACCCTCGCACTGCTGAATCGACACACGTTCAAGCACTGCACCCGTTCCTTTTATAATAAAAGCGGGATGACCACAACTCGTATACGTTTTTCCAGCCCCATCAAAACTGTTATTCGATTCGATAACAATCGGTTCAGTCACCGGAATCGATGCTCCTTCCGCATTCGCATGCGGCATCCAACACATAAATAGGATGAATATCAGTAACCGTTTCATGCCCCCTCCTTCTCATAAGCGCTTACAACATCCATTCTACTGAAACCCCCATAGGTATGTGTGTGGTTTGTATGGGGTTCCTGTGACAGTTTCTTCATAAAAAAAACACAAACGGTGAAGGGGTCGTTTCACCGTCTGTGTATTCTTTATTTCACTTTGTCTTGCCAAACTTTAGTGAAGTCTTGAAGCATTTCTTCACCTGTTTTTTGTTCACCAACATACGCCTGCATGAGTGCACCATATTCATTCACGGCACCATCCGGATACTTGAACCAGTTCCAAGAGATTGTCTTCCCTTCATTTGAATAGGCTAAGATATCATCTGCAAGTGGTCCAAGATCATTCGCTTCAACCGACTTGAAGGCCGGGATAAATTTGAACTTGTTGACCATGTAGTCTTTACCTGTATCAGACGTCGCCATCCACTCTAAGAAATCTTTTGCTTCTTCTTTATACTTCGAGTTTTTGTTGACGACCCAGTTGTTCGGGACACCGACCGGGAGTCGGTCCATCTTCTCAGCATCGTCGTTGATCGGGATTGGAACGAAGCCCATCTCTATATCCGGATTGACATCAAAGATCATCTGTTGTGCCCAGTTTCCTTGTTGGAGCATCGCTGTCTCTCCTTGAGCGAACTGTGTGACTTGAGTGTTATAGTCTGTCGTCAGTGGATTTTTATTCCCGTATTTAATCGTCAAATCAAACAGCTTCAAGAATTCCTGGAACTGTTCGTTGTCTTCAAACTTCGCTTTATTTTCGTTAAGCGCTTGAATAAACGCATCTGGATCATCTTGCTGAGCCATCGGGATATTTAATAAGTGAATTCCTAAAATCCAAAACTCTGCATAACCGACAGAGAATGGTGTAACTCCCGCCTTATCTAATTTTTCAGCTGCAGTAGTCAATTCAGAAAGCGTTTTTGGCAACTCATCGATGCCTGCTTTTTCAAACAGTTCTTTATTATAAATAAAACCGTACCCTTCAAGATTCATCGGCATACCATACAGTTTACCGTCCATCGTCATCGGTTCTTTGGCGACTTCGGTCAAGTCTCCTACCCATTTCTCACTCGATAAGTCCTCGAGTTTGTCTTTCCATGTTTGTGCTTCCGTGAATCCACCGTTGTTGAAAATGTCTGGTTCGTTTCCTGAAGCAAATTGTGATTTTAAGGCCGCACCATAGTCCGCACCGCCACCGACCGTTTGAACGGTCACTTTGACACCCGTTTCTTCTTCATACTCTTTTGCCATCGCTTCAAGATCTTTGGCGATCTCCGCTTTGAATTGGAAGACGTTCAACGTGACGTCTTTTTTATCTCCGCTGTCCGCATTTCCTTCAGAAGACCCTTCGTCCGTCAGTGATCCTCCACCACATGCCGCGAGTGATAAAACCATTCCGGCTGTCATAACCGCTGTCGATAATTTCCACTTCCGCTTCATCTCATTTCCTCCCTTAATCTCATCCATTCTTTACAAAACCAACTTTAAATGAAAACGCTTCCAATATGTAGGTGTCAAAATTGACGGATAGGGTGGAAAATGTTGCACAGAAAAACAAGACCCGTTTTAACGAGTCCTGTTCCCTGTTTCTAATTATTTTTATATTACAACAAGCTGATACCAGCATCTTTGCACGACTGAATCACTTCTTTTGGCCAGACCGATGTTTGGACTTCACCGATATGACGTGCACGTAAGAGATACATCGCTACACGGGATTGACCGATGCCTCCACCAATCGTGAGCGGAAGTGTTCCTTCGAGCACACCTTGATGGAATGGATAAGCACGTTTTTCTTCGGCCCCGGCTTTTTGAAGTTGTGCTTCAAGAGTCACCTCGTCTACACGAATCCCCATCGACGATAATTCAAATGCCGACTCAAGTTCAGGGTGCCAAACGAGAATGTCACCGTTGAGCGACCAGTCATCATAGTCCGCCGCACGTCCATCATGTTTCATACCTGAAGCGAGTTTGTCTCCAATTTGCGAGATGAAAACCGCGCCGTACTCTTTACAAATTGCACTCTCACGCTCTTTCGGAGTCATCGTCGGATACGCATCCTCTAGCTCTTGGCTCGTGATGAAATGAATGGCATCTGGAAGAATCGCTTCAATACCATACGCTCTTTCCACTTCCGACTCTGTTTCACGGAGTGCCACATAAATCGACTCGACCGTTGCTTTTAAATACTCCATCGTCCGCTCTTCTCGAGCAATGACTCGCTCCCAGTCCCACTGATCGACAAAGAGAGAATGCGTCGCATCGAGCTCTTCATCACGACGAATTGCTCGCATTTGAGTATACAATCCTTCTCCGACACCAAATCCATAACGT encodes:
- a CDS encoding MDR family MFS transporter — its product is MRKNVTVALLLATFLAAIEGTVVSVATPVIASELNGATLVSWVFAAFLLFTAVSTPIYGKVADLFGRKRVLLFGIGLFTLSSLLCGLATSMEQLIVFRALQGLGAGAVLPISMTIIGDLYKYEERGKIQGILSAVWGVSGVLGPVIGGFLVETLSWRYVFLLNVPFALLSFIMIIIFYKENVTETSERIDLKGALLFASGTTAFLYALITFSETNEWTTTIVGSGMLSIVLLGSFFLSERKAKSPLLPLDLLKQPTIAAINGSVFFAAWVLVSMSAYIPIWAQAVLGKTATEAGFMLMPLSVAWTFTSIIGGRTLGVASPRRRAMIGMGLLVIGTLTLTLLSQSSSDVWVYSAVALIGVGFGLSQPMFIVVLQTVVSYQQRGTATATNSFLSTVGQTLGVAVFGAVFNFVVLNDFKESSSLSKVSLEDFFNQRVTETLSASVRLQGEQIIATGLNSIFIGAMVAAIIAFIIASRLPTHRPEPSQHS
- a CDS encoding ABC transporter ATP-binding protein → MINCVDVGKKYGNTWSLHPIREEINPGRIVALCGSNGAGKSTLLNLMNGTIEPSTGIIQLNGYTIKQRTKYNQNFGYMPDDFSFDGAWTVEETFAYYSFLQGARPIPKILERVGLYEHKQKRVAELSKGMRQRLLLSQALVSEPDILLLDEPTNGLDPIWMHTLGDILRQEAERGATIVFSTHQLDVAAMLSDEVWMMRAGSVCGKVYVQEEQAAYERLREFFFESKDDTCQIDVARTK
- a CDS encoding membrane protein → MSLWRMEWARTLRQRENYVFLFTWVLTLVLLGGLGQALPVAANYTNISATLITVLGLLLPLFILLTTALHWGQERESKRLNLLSTFTYPKWKLIFVRFSTFLVTQVLILLLAFLIASLVVGQSIQTWMILLSYAIGLTIYAAALGTLLGLVGRTRIRAILLAFLTWVLLILLWPTILVTIISWLPYGMQVNGMIVMLFMNGFDLMRIWASTAASSSDVFGDVYLDLLSWMNRPIGYAVVWATLLTMSGFLLWLASILVWRKTS
- a CDS encoding nitrous oxide reductase accessory protein NosL gives rise to the protein MKSYKQVAGLLSVAGLSLALGACSSASAEPFDIKWGETECEVCKMKIMDEQFAAEAIMENEKGYAFDDIGCLMRDWYPEQKEEDIAAMYVKDFNTKDWVELDEAMFVYDKESKTPMAYNILSFAKEADAEAYMEDNGGEMMDFDQLKDHTWERGEMKMMMDGEGSMDHNHDGDTEMDMEMEEEGQ
- a CDS encoding NosD domain-containing protein; protein product: MKRLLIFILFMCWMPHANAEGASIPVTEPIVIESNNSFDGAGKTYTSCGHPAFIIKGTGAVLERVSIQQCEGDEAPAIHVSGLGHQLLDVSIESSGTGLLIEDSYGVRVIRTAVYGNGQADGVALLNSEAAELKGVVVKGVRDGIYIENGSQHTIVRPVISYSRYGIHLMFPTDLVISVPELHHNLTGAMIMGTNRVVFKNGNVHDQFGGTATGLMLYEAVDTTIEMTNIYGNHIGLYAEQSEGTILERNAINGNDIGFQLKQATGMMILQNNLLGNRESVTMVESYENIVQGNVWDGTTLDLDRDGYSEIPFRTDPYLFLLTDSYEAFELLYGSPGLLLLENILRSPEDLSLTDITPQTYSATWQWNGSIWSLGSIILFIMIWIIGRKRHEIV
- a CDS encoding ABC transporter substrate-binding protein, producing the protein MKRKWKLSTAVMTAGMVLSLAACGGGSLTDEGSSEGNADSGDKKDVTLNVFQFKAEIAKDLEAMAKEYEEETGVKVTVQTVGGGADYGAALKSQFASGNEPDIFNNGGFTEAQTWKDKLEDLSSEKWVGDLTEVAKEPMTMDGKLYGMPMNLEGYGFIYNKELFEKAGIDELPKTLSELTTAAEKLDKAGVTPFSVGYAEFWILGIHLLNIPMAQQDDPDAFIQALNENKAKFEDNEQFQEFLKLFDLTIKYGNKNPLTTDYNTQVTQFAQGETAMLQQGNWAQQMIFDVNPDIEMGFVPIPINDDAEKMDRLPVGVPNNWVVNKNSKYKEEAKDFLEWMATSDTGKDYMVNKFKFIPAFKSVEANDLGPLADDILAYSNEGKTISWNWFKYPDGAVNEYGALMQAYVGEQKTGEEMLQDFTKVWQDKVK
- the asnA gene encoding aspartate--ammonia ligase produces the protein MTTATSTMKERQQTIGAVKALFEEKVSRELGLTQVQAPLFVESASGVNDHLNGVERIIQFDTMYPGHELEIVQSLAKWKREALGRYGFGVGEGLYTQMRAIRRDEELDATHSLFVDQWDWERVIAREERTMEYLKATVESIYVALRETESEVERAYGIEAILPDAIHFITSQELEDAYPTMTPKERESAICKEYGAVFISQIGDKLASGMKHDGRAADYDDWSLNGDILVWHPELESAFELSSMGIRVDEVTLEAQLQKAGAEEKRAYPFHQGVLEGTLPLTIGGGIGQSRVAMYLLRARHIGEVQTSVWPKEVIQSCKDAGISLL